In the Vulpes lagopus strain Blue_001 chromosome 16, ASM1834538v1, whole genome shotgun sequence genome, one interval contains:
- the LOC121476937 gene encoding uncharacterized protein LOC121476937 encodes MTLSFTELVGLSGSSEPVGLGKVASEVDTAARAPPGTHALTTRPEARPPVNVGSREAALSALEAACRGHRVVQGAEWKAQGLAGLAVPATPAHTCSPGALIAVQETWAGAVLPYCAPWLLPQEPGLRRHGHCVVRPSNCFLGQLSLPAALEKFLGQHRSLRLPGRGAPHGPRGFLDRGSVGHRPSCGREHGRPGRPCSLRSPVRVIGLARGQDRRRSPRRSAGGTAACRRLGTSAKSSPVPPALCRVGEDSRRPLTQYLLNIPQEGAQGASWKDRLLPRPGRRVRDGCDRVPGSSGPARERRHAASRPSPKAGEPADRSGAWRECPWEHRPTPTLPAGRPLYLVRVGGTTRTLVSVLPRHASQVGVPPP; translated from the exons ATGACATTGTCATTCACGGAGCTCGTGGGTCTCAGTGGATCCTCGGAGCCTGTGGGGCTCGGGAAAGTGGCCTCGGAGGTGGACACAGCGGCACGCGCTCCGCCGGGCACACACGCTCTGACCACCCGCCCTGAGGCCCGGCCTCCCGTAAACGTGGGCTCCCGGGAGGCAGCGCTCAGCGCCCTGGAAGCTGCCTGCCGAGGGCACCGGGTGGTGCAGGGGGCCGAGTGGAAGGCCCAGGGACT GGCTGGCCTCGCAGTGCCCGCGACTCCCGCACACACCTGTTCACCCGGGGCTCTCATTGCGGTTCAGGAGACGTGGGCTGGGGCCGTGCTGCCCTACTGCGCCCCGTGGCTGCTCCCCCAGGAGCCGGGTCTGCGCCGCCATGGGCACTGTGTGGTGCGGCCGTCGAACTGCTTCCTCGGGCAGCTCAGCCTCCCTGCAGCTCTGGAGAAGTTCCTCGGGCAGCACCGCAGCCTCCGTCTTCCAGGCCGGGGAGCCCCCCACGGGCCGCGTGGTTTCCTTGACCGGGGCTCGGTGGGGCACCGCCCATCCTGTGGGCGAGAACACGGCCGTCCAGGGAGGCCGTGCAGCCTGCGGAGCCCGGTCAGGGTCATCGGGCTGGCCCGGGGCCAAGACAGGAGGCGAAGCCCCAGGCGGTCAGCCGGTGGCACAGCGGCCTGCAGGAGACTGGGGACATCTGCCAAGTCGAGCCCTGTGCCCCCAGCGCTCTGCAGGGTGGGGGAGGATTCCAGACGTCCCTTAACACAGTATCTTCTGAACATCCCCCAGGAGGGGGCCCAGGGTGCGAGCTGGAAGGACCGCCTGCTCCCTCGCCCAGGCCGGCGCGTCAGGGACGGCTGTGACCGCGTCCCCGGGAGCTCGGGGCCAGCACGA GAGCGGAGGCACGCAGCATCGAGGCCCAGTCCCAAGGCGGGGGAACCTGCGGACAGGAGCGGCGCCTGGCGGGAGTGTCCTTGGGAGCACAGGCCAACTCCTACGTTGCCCGCTGGGCGCCCCCTCTACCTGGTAAGGGTTGGAGGCACTACCCGGACCCTGGTCAGTGTCCTCCCCCGACATGCGTCCCAGGTCGGTGTCCCCCCACCGTGA
- the CCDC70 gene encoding coiled-coil domain-containing protein 70, whose protein sequence is MFPFKVRKWTGLACLRAAVGSSPNVRQKKLIHKLQEEKAFREEMKIFREKIEDFREEMWNFRGKIRAFRGQIVGFWEEERPFWEEEKTFWKEEKTFWEMEKSFREEEKTFWMKYRTFWKEDKAFWKEDTALWERDRNLLQEDKALWEEEKALWVEERALLEEEKALWEDKKSLWEEENALWEEEKAFWVAGGGPFAEGQVPDDRPDVVDGAPPSPAFPRGRA, encoded by the coding sequence ATGTTTCCCTTCAAGGTGCGCAAATGGACGGGGCTGGCTTGCCTCCGGGCCGCGGTGGGCTCCTCACCCAACGTCCGCCAGAAGAAACTAATCCACAAGCTGCAGGAGGAAAAGGCCTTCCGGGAAGAGATGAAGATTTTTCGCGAGAAAATAGAAGACTTCAGGGAGGAGATGTGGAACTTCCGAGGCAAGATCCGTGCTTTCCGGGGTCAGATCGTGGGCTtctgggaggaggagagacctttctgggaagaggagaaaaccttctggaaagaggaaaaaacctTCTGGGAAATGGAAAAGTCCTTCCGAGAAGAAGAGAAGACCTTCTGGATGAAGTACCGTACCTTCTGGAAGGAGGACAAGGCCTTTTGGAAAGAGGACACCGCCTTGTGGGAAAGAGACCGGAACCTTCTTCAGGAGGACAAGGCCttgtgggaggaagagaaagcccTGTGGGTCGAGGAAAGGGCTCttctggaggaggagaaggcgCTGTGGGAGGACAAGAAGTCCCTCTGGGAGGAAGAGAACGCCctctgggaggaggagaaggcatTCTGGGTGGCAGGCGGTGGCCCTTTTGCTGAGGGGCAGGTCCCTGACGACAGGCCCGATGTCGTCGATGGGGCACCACCGTCACCAGCCTTCCCCCGGGGCAGAGCATGA